In one window of Bradyrhizobium sp. AZCC 1721 DNA:
- a CDS encoding HlyD family secretion protein, whose protein sequence is MLELLLCSLVTIFPDYLYRRYWQGKRLGREITFYSVWFELRWGIVTCLMLTVGLITVIFYFHPSTNTATLFYRTIPIVPERVGRVAEVRADFSAPVQKGDVIFKLDTSKQEAAIEAARRKIAEVEAALLVAQADILKAEGQIQEAKGAYQQTSDELDTKRELQKRNPGIVPQRDIEKLEVLLAARQGSLDSATASKQSAMTRVSALLPAEKASAEAALADAQVDMDKSYIRAGVAGRVEQFTLRVGDVVNPMMRSAGVLIPEGAGQRALFAGFGQIEAQVMKVGMVAEATCISKPWTIIPMVVTGVQDYIAAGQVRAGEQLVDAQQVMRPGTILTYLEPIYKGGLNGVTPGSSCIVNAYTSNHERIASNETGVFKRLALHAVDTVGIVHAMLLRIQALLLPIKTLVLSGH, encoded by the coding sequence ATGCTTGAATTGCTGCTCTGCTCCCTGGTCACGATCTTTCCGGATTACCTTTATCGCCGCTACTGGCAAGGGAAACGGCTCGGCCGGGAGATCACGTTCTATTCAGTGTGGTTTGAGCTAAGGTGGGGCATCGTCACCTGCCTCATGCTGACCGTCGGCCTGATCACGGTCATCTTCTATTTTCATCCGTCGACCAACACGGCGACGCTGTTCTACAGGACCATTCCGATCGTTCCTGAGAGAGTTGGCCGGGTCGCAGAAGTTCGCGCTGATTTCAGCGCTCCCGTCCAGAAGGGTGATGTGATCTTCAAGCTGGACACTTCAAAGCAGGAAGCAGCAATCGAAGCGGCCCGGCGCAAGATCGCCGAAGTCGAGGCCGCTTTGCTGGTGGCGCAGGCCGACATCCTCAAGGCCGAAGGACAGATTCAGGAAGCCAAGGGCGCCTATCAGCAGACTTCGGATGAGCTGGACACCAAGCGCGAACTTCAGAAGCGCAATCCCGGCATCGTCCCGCAGCGCGACATCGAAAAGCTCGAGGTGCTGCTTGCGGCTCGGCAAGGGAGCCTTGATTCCGCGACAGCTTCGAAACAATCAGCAATGACTCGCGTGAGCGCGCTTCTGCCCGCGGAGAAGGCAAGCGCTGAGGCGGCGTTGGCCGATGCGCAGGTGGATATGGACAAATCATACATTCGAGCCGGTGTCGCCGGCCGGGTAGAGCAGTTCACGCTGCGTGTGGGAGATGTCGTCAATCCTATGATGCGATCGGCTGGCGTTCTCATTCCGGAGGGGGCAGGACAACGCGCGCTTTTTGCGGGCTTTGGACAGATCGAGGCGCAGGTCATGAAGGTTGGAATGGTCGCCGAGGCCACATGCATCTCGAAGCCCTGGACTATCATTCCGATGGTGGTGACCGGTGTGCAAGATTACATCGCAGCAGGTCAGGTCCGCGCCGGCGAGCAGTTGGTCGACGCGCAGCAGGTGATGCGTCCAGGTACCATTCTCACCTACCTGGAGCCTATCTATAAAGGCGGCCTTAACGGCGTGACACCGGGAAGCAGTTGCATCGTCAACGCCTATACCAGTAACCACGAGCGGATTGCCTCGAACGAGACTGGCGTATTCAAGCGGCTTGCGTTGCATGCCGTTGACACCGTTGGCATCGTGCACGCGATGCTGTTGCGCATCCAGGCCCTGCTGCTTCCGATCAAGACACTTGTGCTGAGCGGACACTGA
- a CDS encoding carbonic anhydrase family protein: protein MRQTLGHPLGCDCLGRRGFLKLAAGATAVSISGGSVFLADRARADALTKELRDKLTPEQIIQAMKNGNKRFRMGIRKERNYLREQKASAKGQYPAAVLLTCIDSRAPAEVIMDLGLGDIFNCRVAGNVRNADILGSMEFACKLAGAKVVLVMGHTACGAIKGAIDNAELGNLTGLLTKIKPAVEETTYTGERLAKNYAFVDAVARTNVEKNVAGIRKDSPVLAELEAKGEIKIAGAMYSLETGAVEFFD, encoded by the coding sequence GTGCGCCAGACGCTTGGACATCCTCTTGGCTGCGATTGCCTGGGTCGCCGTGGTTTTCTCAAGCTGGCTGCCGGAGCTACTGCAGTCAGCATTAGCGGTGGCAGCGTCTTTCTTGCAGATCGGGCACGTGCAGACGCACTTACCAAGGAGCTGCGCGACAAGCTGACGCCGGAGCAAATCATCCAGGCAATGAAGAACGGTAATAAGCGTTTTCGTATGGGAATAAGGAAGGAACGCAATTACCTCCGCGAACAGAAAGCGAGTGCAAAAGGTCAATACCCGGCGGCCGTCTTGCTGACGTGTATAGATTCGCGCGCGCCTGCCGAGGTGATCATGGATCTTGGACTTGGCGACATTTTCAATTGCCGGGTTGCGGGTAACGTTAGAAACGCGGACATCTTGGGCAGCATGGAATTCGCCTGCAAATTGGCGGGGGCAAAGGTCGTACTCGTAATGGGCCACACTGCATGTGGCGCCATCAAGGGCGCCATTGACAATGCCGAATTGGGAAATTTGACGGGCTTGCTGACCAAGATCAAACCAGCAGTGGAGGAGACGACCTATACCGGCGAGCGCCTGGCAAAGAACTACGCCTTCGTCGATGCTGTCGCTCGAACGAACGTAGAAAAGAACGTTGCGGGTATCCGGAAGGACAGCCCCGTACTTGCCGAGCTGGAAGCGAAGGGTGAAATCAAGATCGCCGGCGCAATGTACAGTCTCGAAACAGGTGCGGTTGAGTTCTTTGACTGA